The following nucleotide sequence is from Candidatus Taylorbacteria bacterium.
ATCAAACCTCGCAAAAGGGGAGCGACTGTTTTTGCTTTGTCTGGAGATTTAGGCTCTGGTAAAACTGCTTTTGTAAAAATCGCAGGAAAATATTTTGGCATCAAAGAGACAATCACGAGTCCGACATTTCTCATTCTTAAAAGCTATAAGCTCGTAGCTAATAGCTTTAAGCTTCTTCACCACATCGATGCTTATAGACTGGAAAAGGGCGAAGAATTAATGAGACTTCGATTTGGGGAACTTTTGAATGATCCAAAAAATATTATTTTCATT
It contains:
- the tsaE gene encoding tRNA (adenosine(37)-N6)-threonylcarbamoyltransferase complex ATPase subunit type 1 TsaE: MGSLEELQEVARSILSGIKPRKRGATVFALSGDLGSGKTAFVKIAGKYFGIKETITSPTFLILKSYKLVANSFKLLHHIDAYRLEKGEELMRLRFGELLNDPKNIIFIEWSEHVANVVPKYAKQISFLFIDELTRQIEV